The nucleotide sequence GCAAATGAGCGCGCGGCGGAAGCCACCGGTCCCGGGAACGCGACGCCCCAGAGCATGGGGTGATCGACGGCGGCGCGGTCGGCGTGGGATGCCAGCAGATCGAACACATAGCTGAAACGCAGACTGCATTGCAGCCGACGTTGCCCACTCGAACCGACCTTGGGATTGAGCGTGATGAGTGACTCCGTAAACGGATACTCCCGCTTGAGCGCCTGCGCCTGCCGGCGCGCCTCGCGATAATCGAGCCCCCGGTCTTTAACGAGAGCATCGAAACGCTCCAGATCCGCGCGGGTGACGGGTCCCCACAACATGCGCCACGTCTCAGGGTGGATGGTCACGGGGGTGATGTTGACGAACCGTTTCACCGCACCGTCCTGCTGCCAAAAACCGAGCAGCAGGATGAAGGGCTCGGCGATGTCGTATTGCCGCAAGGCATCGCCCAGGCCGATCGCACTGCCGTATTTGGTCGCCTTGGGGTTGACGGGCAGGCCACGAAATCGCCGATTGGCGGCCCCGGGAATGTCCCATTTCTGAGTGTAGCTGGCCGGTTCATAGCCATCAAAAAATTCCTGCCGAATCCACTCCTCGAATACGACACCGTGAAGCTGCACCTCCTGCGCCGGCGCGGCGAGGGCACTGCACCACAGCAGGATGATCAGCCGGAGGGAGGCGAGGAAACGGGTGGCCGACACCCGGTTAGTCAAACAGGAGCAGGCGTTCCCGCAAGGGTTCACCCCATCGCGGCCAATCGCGCGGAGATCGCCCGGCGTTCGCTGGCGAGCGGAGCGAGCTGCATGGCCCGCGCGTAGGCGTCGCGCGCGGTGGGAATTCTCCGGCCTGGTGGAGCAGCTCGCCGCGCACGGCGTGGTAGAAGGTGGTAGCCGTTCAAGCTGCCCGCCGTCGCCCGATTGAGCGAGGTGATGCCTGCCTTTCGCTATGAGGCGGCGGTCTCATGTGCTGGGGTCCTGATCGATCAGCAACAAGGCGTCTCCATCGGGGGGGCAGTGTGTCCGGGCCGGCGGGCGTCACCGGCATCTGGGGGCGACGAGCTCAAGTCACCATGATCGGTCGGACTTCGACCGACATTCCGTTGGGCAATCCGGGGGTGGTTTCACTCATGATGTTTTGAGGAGTGTTCGTAGGCTAAACGAATTACTCGTGCGGTTGAGGACATGCCGGGGAAATTATTTTGGCCATGAACCCGATGGGGGCCAAGCGTGACTCCGCCATGTCTCGTTTGCTCCTCCCCTTTTATCTCACCGTTGGACTCGTGCTCGGCAGCGTCGGGACGGTTGCGGCGAAGCCGCTCCCCTATGTCGCACATGTGGAGCTGGCCGACACCGTCCTGGAAATCAGCGAAGTCGCGGGTGGGCTCGACGGACCGTGGGAACTGGCCTGGGGACCGGACGACTTTCTGTGGCTCACGCAACTGCGCGGTGTGATCAGTCGGATCGACCCGACGACGGGCGCGAAGACCGACATCGGTGCGATTCCCGACGTCTTCCACCGCAAGTCCCATGGGCTGCTCAGCATGACCTTCAGCCCCGACTGGGCGGAGTCGCCGTATGTGTATCTCCACTACGTTTACCAGGTGCCCCGTGATGATCGGCGGGAGGAGGTGCGGTCGCGCGTGGTGCGGTGCCGGTGGGACGGCGCGCGGTTGGGAGCTCCGGAAGTGGTTTTTGACCACATTCCCGGTCAGACCTATCACAACGGTTCGCGCATGGCGTTTGGGCCCGATGGCAAACTCTACCTCACGACGGGCGACTCCGGCCGAGGTGGCACGCAGGACCCGACGAAATTGAATGGCAAAGTATTGCGGTTGAACCCGGATGGATCGGTCCCGGCGGACAACCCGATCCCGGATAATCCGACCTGGTCGATGGGGCATCGCAACGCCCAGGGTTTGGTATTCGCGCCGGACGGTCAGCTCTACGCTTCCGAGCACGGGCCGAACAACGACGACGAGTTGAACCGCATTGTCGCGCTGCACAACTACGGTTGGCCCGACGTCGCGGGGTTCATCGATGGTGACGACGAGAAAGCCTACGCCGCTAATCACGACATCACCGAGCCGCTTGTGGCGTGGACGCCGACCATCGGCGCCGCCGGTCTCGATTACTACGCGGCGGACGCGATCCCGGAATGGCGGGGCAGCTTGCTGCTGGTCGCGCTCAAAGGGCAGGCGTTGCGTGTGCTCGAACTCGACGCGACGGGCGGTGCGATCGCCATGGAGCGCATCTATTTTCAAAAAATCTTCGGCCGCCTGCGCGATCTCTGCCTCTCGCCCGGAGGCGATGTTTACGTGATCACGAGCAACACCGATTGGCATCCGCGGTTTCAACCGTGGATGTATGAAGGCCTGCCCGCCGGACCGGATCGTATCCTGCGACTGCGACGGGCGGATGCGGCGTCGCTGGCGCGCATCGCGGCCCTGGGATCGGCGGCGATGCCACTGCGGGAAGACCCGGAGCCGTTGCCGCTGATGAGTGAAGACTGGAGTTTCCCGGCGACCAGCGAAGACCTGTTGGTGGGGCAGGGACTTTATGCGATCCATTGCGCCGCGTGTCACAGCCCGACGGGTGAAGGCGCGGGTGATTTGCTGCCGCCGCTCGTGGGCACGGCCTGGGTGACGGGAGACAAGGGCCGGTTGATCCGGGCCGTCATGGGCGGGTTGTCGGGCGAAATCGAAGTCAATGGCGTGACCTACAACCAAGAGATGCCGGCGTTCAAACATCTGCCCGACGACGAACTCGCCGCCGTGCTCACCTTTATTCGGCAGAGCTGGGGTAACGACGCGAACGCGGTTATCCCGGGTGAAGTTTACGAAGAGCGCAAGGGGTTGCGTTGACGGCAGACGTTCGACTGGACCTTGATCGTTGCAATGCTCTTCCTCGGACCATGGCCCACAACCCCATTGGATTCGCGATCGTAGGCACCGGCATGATTGCCGGGGTGCATGCTCAAGCCATCAACGCCGTCGACGGTGCCCGGCTCGTCGGGGTCGTCAGCCGCTCGCCGGACAAGGCGGCGGCGTTTTGTGAGCAACATGGAGCCGAAGTGGTCACGGCCACGGCGGCCGAGATGGCGGCCCGATCCGATGTGCAGGTGCTCAATATCACGACGCCGAGCGGCGCTCATCTGGAGCCGGCGTTGGCGGCGATCGCGGCGGGGAAACACGTGGTGGTCGAGAAACCGTTGGAGGCGACGACCGCCCGAGCCGACCAGATCATCGCGGCCGCGCAGGTTGCAGGCGTGCATCTGGCACCGATTTTTCAGAACCGCTTCAGTGCCGGGGCGCGCACCGTGAAGGCCGCGATCGAGGCCGGTCGTTTGGGGCGATTGGCCACGGCCGGTTGTTACGTGAAGTGGTTTCGAACGGAAGCGTATTACCAAGGGTCGCCGTGGAAGGGGACGCTCAAGCTGGACGGCGGCGGGGCGGTGATGAATCAGGCGATTCACGGCGTGGACCTGTTGCAATGGTTTGCGGGGTTGCCCGAGGAAGTCAGCGCGATGACCACCCGGCGCGTGCACACCGGTATCGAGGCGGAGGATACCGCCGTGGCGATCATGCGGTTCCCTGACGGCGCGCTCGGCACGATCGAAGCGACGACGGCGGCCTGGCCCGGTTGGTCGCTGCGCATCGAGTTGTGTGGTGAGAACGGCTCGATTCGGCTGGAGGATGGTGTGATCACCGAGTGGCAGTTCCGCGAAGAGCTGCCCGAAGACGCGGCGGTGCGGGCGGGGGGCGATGCCTCCCTGGGCTCGGGGGCGGGTTCGCCCGGGGGGATTTCAATCGAAGGTCACAAACGCCAGATCGAGGATCTGGTGGCCGCGATTCGCGAAGATCGTCCACTGACCATCAGCGGCCCGGAATCCCGTCGCTCCGTGGCGCTCATCACCGCGCTTTACGAATCAGGCAATACCGGCCAACCGGTGCGCATCGGCTAGTTGGCGTGATAGCGCTGCACGGGGGCGTCGCCGCGCTCCGTGGTGACGATCAGGTCGTAGCTGTCGGGGACGAAGCACACCGCTTCGGCCTGCGGCAGATCGCGCACGGGAATGCGATGGGGGGGGCGCTGAAACGCCTGACTCCAGTCTTCACTGCCCTGTCTTTCAAAGACCCAGATGTTGCCGTAGGTCAGAGCCGCAGCGCGGCGACCGTCGGTGGAGATGTCAAAGGCGGTGACCTGGGAGCGATACTGACCGAGTCGGCCCGGAATGGCGCGTTCGGCTGCGGTCGGAGGGATAATGCCGGACAGGGGCACGACGCGTTGCGCCACGCGGGCGATGCCGGACCGGGCGGGGTCGAGATCGAGCGGGACCTCGTAAAGCACCGGCGGCTCGGTGCGTTTCGAGATCATCATGATTTTTCGCGAGCGGGGGCAGACCGTGACGCCTTCGCAGTCGCGGGGGCCGTCGACGAAGGAGAGGGGTTGCACGACCTCAGCGTTGACCACGGAAACGGCGTCGGGAGAGAGCTGTGACAGGTCCGGTTCGCGCACGAAGTAGAGTTTGAGGTTGTGGCGCACGGCGAAGTTGTCGCCGACATCGGCGATGAGCAGCCAGGACTCGCCATCGAGGGTGAAGCTGGCGATGTCCTCCCAATCCACGGCGGTGGCGTTGGCGATCGCGATGGTGCCGACGCGGCGGCCGGTGCCGTCGATGGCGAAGAGGCGAGGGGAGTCGCCACTATCGTTGTGGGTCCAGTAAATGTCGGGATTGAGACGTGATGCCGTGATGCCGCTCAGCTCCGTCATGTCGGGCTCTCGGACCGTCGCAAATTGCTGGGGGGCTGCGTAGGCCTCGGACGGTTGGGGAAGCGTCGAGCATCCCGAGAGTAACAGGAATGCGAGGAAGTAGGCGGTGCAGAGAGAGCGGGACATAAGGTGGAAACGGCTGACGCCATCCCAAACGGTGAGTTATCGAAGTTTCAGCAGCAGAACCCAATGGACCGGTGATGCAAGTCGGCATTCGCCGGGGAGAGCAGGGGGTCCGAGGGAAACCGCCGGGTTGGGGCGCGGGAGAGCGGTCGCGTCGTGGGGTTGATGGCTTGCCTATTTCAAGCAATGGCGTGAGTTTGCGTCCGTCATGGGACTGGCGCTTGAGCGAAGTTTGCCGCGATGATCCGACCCATCTCCACCGTGTCCATCACCTCCTCCCCATCCTCCCCGCGTCGTGTCAGGGCGTCAGGATTCACCCTGCTCGAGGTTGCCTTGGGCATCATGGTCATGGCGGTGGTGTTTGCCGGCGTGATGTCGGCGGCGGTGCAGATTCGTAAATTGGCGGTGATTTCGCAGGCCACGGCCCGGGCCAACACGGTGCTGAATTCGACGGTGGAAGAGTTGCGGGCGCTCAGTTTCGAGCAGTTGGAAACCCGTTTCGGCACGCCCGCCAATCTGGGAGGCACGCTGGCCGCGACGAGCGTGGCGGGGTTTTATCCGATCACGTGGCAGGTGACGCCGGAAGCGCTCAACGATGATTATTACCGGGTAACGGTGACGGTTTCGTGGGCGATTGAAGATCATCCTTATAATTTGGCCGCCGTGACCGATTTCTATCGGAACGGCATAAACAAACGATGACGCGTCCTTCTCAAACCAGTGGCTTCACTCTCTCGGAGCTGCTCATTGCCACCACCATCGGCTCGTTCGCGATGGCGGGCATCCTGACGGCGTTTCTCTCTTTGCAGCGGAGTTATGCGGCCACGAGCGACAGTATCATGGAAACGAGTCGGTTTGTGGTGGTGCAGGATCAGTTGGGCGTGGATTTGCGCAGCGCGCTGGCGGTCACGACAGCCCAGCCGCAGCAGCTGGGCCTGCGGGTGCGTTATTACAGCGACTCCGAGGCGGAGGACCACGTGGTCACGTTCCGATTTGATCGGGGAACAGGGGAGTTGACGCGAGAGCGGGAGGGCAATCGCTACGTGCTCATGGCGCAGTTGCGCGATGCCACTTTCACCTATTATCGTCGTTCCAGCAGTGGCCAGACGGAGGAGACCTCGGCCGCCGCGGAGGTCAACGCGGTGCGGATCAGTGTCACGCCCGACCAGGATCGGGTGGGTGGACTGCAGCGACGTCAGTCGGTGTTTGCCTCCAGCTTGTTTCAACTTCGTCGCATCGCTTTCCCATGAACATGCGCTCCGAACGAGGATCAGCCCTGCTGGTCGCCCTCATCATCGCCGCGGTGCTGCTCACCGCCACCGCGCGCCTGTATAACACGGCTTACACGGAGCAACGCAGTGCCTACCGTTCCTACATGCGCAGCGCGGCCTTTTATCTGGCCGAAGCCGGCATGGAAGATGCCGCCCAACGCATTGAGAACGGTGAATTCAACGTCGATCCCGATGCGGAGAACGCAGAGGAATTGCTGACCAACTACCACCGCGAGGAAGATATTTTCCTCGGCGGCGGGCGCACCGGTGAAAAGCACGTGATTATTCGACGGGATGTCGGCACAAACTTTTACACCGTGCAGGCCCTCGGCCGGGTGCGCCATCCCGATGGTCTCACGACGGAGCAGGCCGTGCAGGCCGGTTTCGAATTGATCGGTGGCTTGGGCGAGGAATCGACCTCTTCAGGCGGTGGTCCCGGCTATTCGATTTCGGCCGGCAACAACGTGCGATTTGGGTTCAATGGTGGTAACAACCGGGTGCGCGTCGCGAGCTACGACAGCAACCTCAACTTTGGCGTCCCGGACTGGGACACCAATTCCGGCTTTGATGCGGCTGTCGGGGTGGCCTCGTCCCAGGACAACCGCATGGATCTGGGCAATGCCCTGATCAAGGGCACCCTGCGCACCGGTGGTGGTAACCCGCGTATCACCACCAACAGTCACGACGAACGGGGCAACACCCAGTTGTATGGACCCGATACCGAGGACGGCGTGACGTTCGATACCAACCGGGTCGCCAAGGATTTTGCCGAGGACATGCCGGTGCCGACCCTGCCTGAACTCGATGGGACCTGGAACCAGATCGAGGTCGACCAGAACGATAACAGCTACCGGAATCAACGGGTTGTCGCCCTCGGGGCGGTGGGAGAGAAAACCTATATTCACCTGCCCTACGCGTTCGACACGAAGAACAACTCCACCATCACGGTGGCAGGCGACGTGATCCTGAATTTGGATCGCAACATGAATCTCAATGGCCGTTTGGAGCTTCTGCCCGGGGCCACGCTCACTATTTTCGTGGTGGAAAATGCCTCCGTCAGTTTGGAGGGCGGCGATTGGCCTCCGGCCGATTTTCGAATCAACGCCACCGGGGGGCGTGACGTGCAGTTCAACAATTTCGACGTGTTCACCGGCATCGTCAATGCGCCCAACTCGACCGTGCGGGTGAGTGGTAGTGGTGGACTGGGTCGGACGCAGTTTCGTGGAGCCATCACCGCCAACCAGCTCGAGACCACCAACTCGATTGATTTCTTTTATGATGTGCAGACCGACGGCGGCAGTTCGTCTTCGGTGGCCGATCCCGAGGGGGCGGGCGAAGTGCTGGAGCTGCGCATGGAAGGGTGGAAACAGATCCTGCCTTCCGACATGGGAGGGCTGGTCGACAGCCTCGATCCAATTATCGATACCGTTCTTTAAATGAACGGATGATCAACCTTGCCGGCCACGCCGCGAAAATTTGCCGGGTTCAGGACGTGAACTCGGTCATGGTCTGGGACTCGATTTCGTCGATCGTGGTCAGGCCCAGGAGCACTTTTTTAAGCCCGTCGTAGCGGAGTGGTTTGTAGCCCACCCGGGTGGCCGCCGCGATGACTTCGCGCTGGCTGGCATGGTCGGAAATTTTGGCCCGGACTT is from Synoicihabitans lomoniglobus and encodes:
- a CDS encoding PQQ-dependent sugar dehydrogenase: MSRLLLPFYLTVGLVLGSVGTVAAKPLPYVAHVELADTVLEISEVAGGLDGPWELAWGPDDFLWLTQLRGVISRIDPTTGAKTDIGAIPDVFHRKSHGLLSMTFSPDWAESPYVYLHYVYQVPRDDRREEVRSRVVRCRWDGARLGAPEVVFDHIPGQTYHNGSRMAFGPDGKLYLTTGDSGRGGTQDPTKLNGKVLRLNPDGSVPADNPIPDNPTWSMGHRNAQGLVFAPDGQLYASEHGPNNDDELNRIVALHNYGWPDVAGFIDGDDEKAYAANHDITEPLVAWTPTIGAAGLDYYAADAIPEWRGSLLLVALKGQALRVLELDATGGAIAMERIYFQKIFGRLRDLCLSPGGDVYVITSNTDWHPRFQPWMYEGLPAGPDRILRLRRADAASLARIAALGSAAMPLREDPEPLPLMSEDWSFPATSEDLLVGQGLYAIHCAACHSPTGEGAGDLLPPLVGTAWVTGDKGRLIRAVMGGLSGEIEVNGVTYNQEMPAFKHLPDDELAAVLTFIRQSWGNDANAVIPGEVYEERKGLR
- a CDS encoding Gfo/Idh/MocA family protein; this translates as MAHNPIGFAIVGTGMIAGVHAQAINAVDGARLVGVVSRSPDKAAAFCEQHGAEVVTATAAEMAARSDVQVLNITTPSGAHLEPALAAIAAGKHVVVEKPLEATTARADQIIAAAQVAGVHLAPIFQNRFSAGARTVKAAIEAGRLGRLATAGCYVKWFRTEAYYQGSPWKGTLKLDGGGAVMNQAIHGVDLLQWFAGLPEEVSAMTTRRVHTGIEAEDTAVAIMRFPDGALGTIEATTAAWPGWSLRIELCGENGSIRLEDGVITEWQFREELPEDAAVRAGGDASLGSGAGSPGGISIEGHKRQIEDLVAAIREDRPLTISGPESRRSVALITALYESGNTGQPVRIG
- a CDS encoding type IV pilus modification PilV family protein; this translates as MSITSSPSSPRRVRASGFTLLEVALGIMVMAVVFAGVMSAAVQIRKLAVISQATARANTVLNSTVEELRALSFEQLETRFGTPANLGGTLAATSVAGFYPITWQVTPEALNDDYYRVTVTVSWAIEDHPYNLAAVTDFYRNGINKR
- a CDS encoding PilW family protein encodes the protein MTRPSQTSGFTLSELLIATTIGSFAMAGILTAFLSLQRSYAATSDSIMETSRFVVVQDQLGVDLRSALAVTTAQPQQLGLRVRYYSDSEAEDHVVTFRFDRGTGELTREREGNRYVLMAQLRDATFTYYRRSSSGQTEETSAAAEVNAVRISVTPDQDRVGGLQRRQSVFASSLFQLRRIAFP
- a CDS encoding DUF7305 domain-containing protein encodes the protein MRSERGSALLVALIIAAVLLTATARLYNTAYTEQRSAYRSYMRSAAFYLAEAGMEDAAQRIENGEFNVDPDAENAEELLTNYHREEDIFLGGGRTGEKHVIIRRDVGTNFYTVQALGRVRHPDGLTTEQAVQAGFELIGGLGEESTSSGGGPGYSISAGNNVRFGFNGGNNRVRVASYDSNLNFGVPDWDTNSGFDAAVGVASSQDNRMDLGNALIKGTLRTGGGNPRITTNSHDERGNTQLYGPDTEDGVTFDTNRVAKDFAEDMPVPTLPELDGTWNQIEVDQNDNSYRNQRVVALGAVGEKTYIHLPYAFDTKNNSTITVAGDVILNLDRNMNLNGRLELLPGATLTIFVVENASVSLEGGDWPPADFRINATGGRDVQFNNFDVFTGIVNAPNSTVRVSGSGGLGRTQFRGAITANQLETTNSIDFFYDVQTDGGSSSSVADPEGAGEVLELRMEGWKQILPSDMGGLVDSLDPIIDTVL